A region from the Sphingopyxis lindanitolerans genome encodes:
- a CDS encoding glutathione S-transferase family protein encodes MKLFIGNKAYSSWSLRGWLAARHSGLSFEEVNVPLYDEDWSNRREGDEFAPSGGKVPILWDGADIVVWDSLAIIDYLNEKTGGTRGYWPEDMAARAMARSMAAEMHSSFAALRRSHSMNIRRIYPAAAIAPDVQADVARIVQIWAEARARFGGEGDYLFGDWSAADMMFAPVVTRFITYSIPLPRFAIPYCQAVISHPHMQEWIGGAQAEDWVIEAFEGPVEG; translated from the coding sequence ATGAAATTGTTCATCGGCAACAAGGCCTATTCGAGCTGGAGCCTGCGCGGCTGGCTCGCGGCGCGGCACAGCGGGCTGTCCTTCGAGGAAGTGAACGTCCCGCTCTACGATGAAGACTGGTCGAACCGCCGCGAGGGCGACGAGTTCGCACCGTCGGGCGGCAAGGTGCCGATCCTGTGGGACGGCGCGGACATCGTCGTCTGGGACAGCCTCGCGATCATCGACTATCTCAACGAAAAGACCGGCGGCACGCGCGGCTATTGGCCCGAGGACATGGCGGCGCGGGCGATGGCGCGCTCGATGGCGGCCGAAATGCACTCGAGCTTCGCCGCGCTGCGCCGCAGCCACAGCATGAACATCCGCCGCATCTATCCCGCCGCCGCCATCGCGCCCGACGTGCAGGCCGACGTCGCGCGCATCGTCCAGATCTGGGCCGAAGCGCGCGCTCGCTTTGGCGGCGAGGGTGATTATCTGTTCGGCGACTGGTCGGCCGCCGACATGATGTTCGCCCCCGTCGTCACCCGCTTCATCACCTACTCGATCCCGCTGCCGCGCTTCGCTATCCCCTATTGCCAGGCGGTGATCAGTCACCCGCACATGCAGGAATGGATCGGTGGCGCGCAGGCCGAGGATTGGGTGATCGAAGCGTTCGAGGGGCCGGTCGAGGGTTGA
- a CDS encoding cupin domain-containing protein has protein sequence MPKLDLHTIPQTNATGYPAPHDAPVQGRWYRRLAPPTGLSDFAASHVVLKPGAWSSQRHWHDGEDEMLVMISGEAVLIEDGGRWPMVAGDIAVWPKGSTNGHHLVNESDADCIFVALGGGKKYDTGGGYSDIDMLFGPDGYFHKDGAPYPTKRIP, from the coding sequence ATGCCCAAGCTCGACCTCCACACCATCCCCCAGACCAACGCCACCGGCTATCCCGCGCCCCATGACGCGCCCGTGCAGGGCCGCTGGTATCGCCGCCTTGCGCCGCCCACCGGCCTCAGCGATTTCGCGGCGAGCCATGTCGTGCTGAAACCCGGCGCCTGGTCGTCGCAGCGCCACTGGCACGACGGCGAGGACGAGATGCTGGTGATGATTTCGGGCGAAGCGGTGCTGATCGAAGATGGCGGGCGCTGGCCGATGGTCGCGGGCGATATCGCGGTCTGGCCCAAGGGCAGCACCAACGGTCATCATCTGGTCAATGAATCGGATGCCGACTGCATCTTCGTGGCGCTGGGCGGGGGCAAGAAATACGATACGGGTGGCGGTTATTCCGACATCGACATGCTGTTCGGGCCCGATGGTTATTTCCACAAGGACGGGGCGCCCTATCCGACCAAGCGGATACCGTGA
- the dapE gene encoding succinyl-diaminopimelate desuccinylase → MTQHLDPVDLAQALIAVPSVSPATGAVFDVLEAALTPLGFTVERFIDGIEPDGPVENLLAVRAGKGPAHFGLAGHLDVVPPGIGWTSDAFAPEIRGDLLYGRGAVDMKGAIAAFVAAAAATPVEAGTISLIITGDEEGPAIFGTRALIEHMSARGVKPDMILVGEPTSVDRLGDMVKIGRRGSVNIWIDVPGMQGHVAYPHLADNPIPKLVAILAAIDAVSLDAGTDWFQPSNIEFTDIEVGNGATNVIPASARARLSIRFNDRHRGADLVAMVERLAHDVEPRAKVVGKISGEAFLTPPGDLSELIAEAIHAETDIRPEMSTTGGTSDARFLHALCPVVEFGLTNATMHKLDEAVAVADLHRLTAIYRGILMRALLD, encoded by the coding sequence ATGACCCAGCATCTCGACCCCGTAGACCTCGCCCAGGCGTTGATCGCCGTGCCAAGCGTTTCGCCTGCCACCGGCGCGGTGTTCGACGTGCTGGAAGCGGCGCTGACCCCGCTCGGTTTCACGGTCGAGCGCTTCATCGACGGCATCGAACCCGACGGGCCGGTCGAGAATCTGCTCGCGGTGCGGGCGGGCAAGGGGCCGGCGCATTTCGGCCTTGCCGGCCATCTCGACGTCGTCCCGCCCGGCATCGGCTGGACGAGCGACGCCTTCGCCCCCGAAATCCGCGGCGACCTGCTCTATGGCCGCGGCGCGGTCGACATGAAGGGCGCGATCGCCGCCTTCGTCGCCGCGGCGGCCGCGACCCCGGTCGAGGCGGGAACGATCAGCCTGATCATCACCGGCGACGAGGAAGGCCCCGCGATCTTCGGCACCCGCGCCCTCATCGAACATATGAGCGCACGCGGCGTGAAGCCCGACATGATCCTCGTCGGCGAGCCGACATCGGTGGACCGGCTCGGCGACATGGTGAAGATCGGACGGCGCGGCTCGGTCAATATCTGGATCGACGTGCCGGGGATGCAGGGCCATGTCGCCTATCCGCACCTCGCCGACAATCCGATCCCCAAACTGGTGGCGATCCTCGCCGCGATCGACGCGGTCAGCCTCGACGCCGGGACCGACTGGTTCCAGCCGTCGAACATCGAATTCACCGACATCGAGGTCGGCAACGGCGCGACCAACGTCATCCCCGCCTCGGCGCGGGCGCGGCTGTCGATCCGTTTCAACGACCGCCATCGCGGCGCCGATCTTGTCGCCATGGTCGAGCGGCTGGCGCATGACGTCGAACCGCGCGCGAAAGTCGTCGGCAAAATTTCGGGCGAAGCCTTTCTGACCCCGCCGGGCGACCTGTCCGAACTGATCGCCGAGGCGATCCACGCCGAAACCGACATCCGCCCCGAAATGTCGACAACCGGCGGCACCTCCGACGCGCGCTTCCTGCACGCGCTGTGCCCGGTGGTCGAATTCGGGCTGACCAACGCAACGATGCACAAGCTCGACGAAGCGGTCGCCGTCGCGGATCTGCACAGGCTGACCGCTATCTATCGCGGCATTTTGATGCGCGCGCTGCTCGATTGA
- a CDS encoding Smr/MutS family protein produces the protein MPRRLDPDEAALWKKVAATVQPLAKRSAPIEPQAPPTIKRPATSARTAAAPAAAPRTPASLPPPRRTWANSTLDGHWDRRLRKGLVRPEMSIDLHGHTLASAQALLDEAIGRALLRGARGLLVVAGRLRPGADRLPMMHGDPRPRGAIRASLPNWLSVSPYADRIVALRPAHISHGGGGAVYVILRRGRED, from the coding sequence GTGCCGCGGCGCCTCGATCCCGACGAAGCCGCGCTCTGGAAAAAGGTCGCGGCGACGGTGCAGCCACTGGCGAAGCGGTCGGCGCCGATCGAGCCGCAGGCGCCGCCGACGATAAAGCGGCCGGCGACGAGCGCGCGCACCGCCGCCGCGCCCGCCGCCGCGCCGCGTACCCCCGCATCGCTGCCGCCGCCGCGCCGGACCTGGGCGAACAGCACGCTCGACGGCCATTGGGACCGGCGGCTGCGCAAGGGGCTGGTGCGCCCCGAGATGAGCATCGACCTTCACGGTCATACGCTGGCGTCGGCACAGGCGCTGCTCGATGAAGCGATCGGCCGCGCCCTGCTGCGCGGGGCTCGCGGGCTGCTGGTCGTCGCGGGGCGCCTGCGGCCGGGTGCCGACCGCTTGCCGATGATGCACGGCGACCCGCGTCCGCGCGGCGCGATCCGGGCCTCGCTGCCCAACTGGCTGTCGGTTTCGCCCTACGCCGACCGCATCGTCGCGCTGCGCCCCGCGCACATCAGCCACGGCGGCGGCGGCGCGGTCTATGTCATCCTGCGCCGGGGGCGCGAGGACTGA
- a CDS encoding murein transglycosylase A, which yields MARASLHTALGWVLLFPLLSGCASVIPEAASRPATSRPAPTPPPGAPPSYTPRPSETGGVAAKPIPATPNPPLPAPAPPATATTAVDAGVIAGPEFNELGVSAERATAALKAFRLSCPSLLRRADTSGLTQNGEWDESCAAAKGWADRDATNFFSRYFGTVQVGAGTAFVTGYYEPEIAASRDKRPGYDVPIYRRPADLVDVDLGLFSKDLQGKKIRGRVDGSQFLPYYDRATIERGALAGRGLEIAWAADAAEFFFLQVQGSGRLRLPDGGIMRIGYDSQNGRDYVGIGKLLLDRGALQPGQASMQGILDYLRADPVRGAAVMNENPSWVFFRELTGPGPLGALGVPVTGRASVAVDPKYVPLGAPVFLSLDRAEPNGLWIAQDTGGAIKGANRFDSFWGAGEAARAIAGGMAARGSALLLLPRASVARLTVR from the coding sequence GTGGCGCGCGCGTCTCTCCACACGGCCCTTGGGTGGGTGCTGCTCTTTCCGTTGCTGTCGGGCTGCGCTTCGGTGATTCCCGAGGCGGCGAGTCGGCCCGCGACCTCGCGCCCCGCGCCGACTCCGCCGCCCGGCGCGCCGCCGTCCTATACGCCACGTCCGTCCGAAACCGGCGGTGTCGCCGCAAAGCCGATTCCGGCGACCCCCAACCCGCCGCTGCCTGCTCCGGCGCCACCTGCCACGGCGACGACGGCTGTCGATGCGGGGGTAATCGCGGGCCCCGAATTTAATGAACTCGGCGTCTCGGCCGAACGGGCGACCGCCGCGCTCAAGGCGTTCCGGCTGAGCTGCCCTTCGCTGCTTCGCCGCGCCGACACCAGCGGTCTGACGCAAAATGGCGAGTGGGACGAAAGCTGCGCCGCCGCGAAGGGCTGGGCCGATCGCGACGCGACCAATTTCTTCAGCCGTTATTTCGGCACCGTGCAGGTCGGCGCCGGAACGGCGTTCGTCACCGGCTATTACGAGCCCGAGATCGCGGCCTCGCGCGACAAGCGGCCGGGCTATGACGTCCCCATCTATCGCCGCCCCGCCGATCTGGTCGACGTCGACCTCGGGCTTTTTTCGAAGGATCTTCAGGGCAAGAAGATTCGCGGCCGCGTCGATGGCAGCCAATTCCTGCCCTATTACGACCGCGCGACGATCGAGCGCGGCGCGCTGGCGGGGCGCGGGCTCGAAATCGCCTGGGCGGCCGACGCCGCCGAATTCTTTTTTCTCCAGGTCCAGGGCTCGGGGCGGCTGCGGCTGCCCGACGGCGGGATCATGCGCATTGGTTACGACAGCCAGAACGGCCGCGATTATGTCGGCATCGGCAAGCTGCTGCTCGACCGCGGCGCGCTGCAACCCGGCCAGGCGTCGATGCAGGGCATCCTCGACTATCTGCGCGCCGACCCGGTGCGCGGCGCGGCGGTGATGAACGAGAATCCAAGCTGGGTCTTTTTCCGCGAACTCACCGGCCCCGGCCCGCTCGGCGCGCTCGGCGTTCCGGTCACCGGTCGGGCGAGCGTCGCTGTCGACCCCAAATATGTGCCGCTCGGCGCCCCGGTCTTTCTCTCACTCGATCGCGCGGAGCCCAATGGCCTGTGGATCGCGCAGGACACCGGCGGCGCGATCAAGGGCGCGAATCGCTTCGACAGCTTCTGGGGCGCAGGCGAGGCGGCGCGGGCGATCGCCGGCGGCATGGCGGCGCGCGGTTCGGCCCTGCTCCTGCTGCCGCGGGCGAGCGTCGCGCGGCTCACCGTGCGCTGA
- a CDS encoding Tim44/TimA family putative adaptor protein: MADTVPVPYRILPVTAFSIVLLAMIAAFLGMRLYSVLGKRTGHEQEPVLPRRDERAAPSPMSGRLDDGETSAALPAAGTSGAGLVYEPAAEAGLRQLLAADRHFDAGRFMEGAEAAYRMILEAFWAADRDTLRDLCDDDSYEGFVEAIEARDARGEKLENRLIGVDSAKITAVEINRSEARITVRYQADISAVTRDADGKMIAGSMSDATQANDLWTFRRQVGSSDPNWLLDEVEAA, translated from the coding sequence ATGGCCGATACTGTTCCTGTTCCATATCGGATTTTGCCTGTGACCGCTTTTTCGATCGTCCTGCTTGCCATGATCGCTGCCTTCCTCGGCATGCGGCTCTATTCGGTGCTCGGCAAGCGGACCGGGCACGAACAGGAGCCCGTTCTGCCGCGCCGCGACGAGCGCGCGGCGCCGTCGCCGATGTCGGGACGCCTCGACGATGGCGAGACGTCCGCGGCGCTGCCCGCCGCCGGGACGAGCGGCGCCGGGCTCGTCTATGAACCCGCCGCCGAGGCCGGGCTTCGCCAGTTGCTCGCCGCCGACCGCCATTTCGATGCCGGCCGCTTCATGGAGGGGGCCGAGGCGGCGTATCGCATGATCCTCGAGGCGTTCTGGGCCGCCGACCGCGACACGCTGCGCGACCTGTGCGACGACGACAGCTATGAAGGCTTTGTCGAGGCGATCGAAGCGCGCGATGCGCGCGGTGAAAAGCTCGAAAACCGGCTGATCGGGGTCGATTCGGCCAAGATCACCGCGGTTGAGATCAATCGCAGCGAAGCGCGGATCACGGTGCGCTATCAGGCCGATATCAGCGCGGTGACCCGCGATGCCGACGGCAAGATGATCGCGGGCTCGATGAGCGATGCGACGCAGGCCAATGATCTGTGGACCTTCCGCCGCCAGGTCGGCAGCAGCGATCCCAACTGGCTGCTCGACGAAGTCGAAGCCGCCTGA
- the secB gene encoding protein-export chaperone SecB produces MADETGIDINPAPQANGEDTAPAIGLISQYVKDLSFENPNAPAAYQWQSAPQIDVQFNIGADNVGENIFEVSLKIDISSKADEGTMFVVDLKYAGLFGVRNVPDDQLQPFFLAEAPRILFPFARRVVADVVRDGGFPPLLLEPIDFHGLFLQQAQASQDEQVGDMTPVGQA; encoded by the coding sequence ATGGCTGATGAGACCGGCATCGACATTAACCCCGCACCGCAGGCCAATGGTGAAGACACCGCGCCCGCGATCGGCCTGATCTCGCAATATGTGAAGGATCTGTCGTTCGAGAACCCGAACGCCCCCGCCGCCTATCAGTGGCAGTCGGCGCCGCAGATCGATGTCCAGTTCAACATCGGCGCCGACAATGTCGGCGAGAATATCTTTGAAGTGTCGCTGAAGATCGACATCAGTTCCAAGGCCGACGAGGGCACGATGTTCGTCGTCGATCTGAAATATGCCGGCCTGTTCGGGGTCCGCAACGTCCCCGACGACCAGCTTCAGCCCTTTTTCCTCGCCGAAGCGCCGCGCATCCTCTTCCCCTTCGCGCGCCGCGTCGTCGCCGACGTCGTCCGCGACGGCGGCTTCCCGCCGCTGCTGCTCGAGCCGATCGATTTCCACGGCCTGTTCCTGCAGCAGGCGCAGGCGTCGCAGGACGAGCAGGTCGGCGACATGACGCCGGTCGGCCAGGCCTGA
- the murJ gene encoding murein biosynthesis integral membrane protein MurJ encodes MTSLVKSVGTIGGLTMISRLFGFVRDMLLARVLGAGLAADAFQLAFTLPNTFRRLFAEGAFSVAFVPMYSRALHGAADAASGEAAAAKFADDVLSVFLWILLVFSAVMMIAMPGIVWILARDFQAVPGKFDFAVFLSRVTFPYLALISLVAMLSGLLNARSRFAPGALAPVLLNLLLIAGIAIGWRVRGPGGDDRIVAEALAISVSLAGVAQLAYLWWAVRRAGLTLRFRFPKFTPEVKRLGMLILPATFGAGIYQVSQFVDTFFATSLPQGSLTLLKLADRLNQLPLGIVGIALGTAILPMLSRHIHSDDGAEAQRLQANAFEIATLLTLPAAAALAICAPAFVTAFFVGGKFTSADGATMAHIVVALVAGLPAYVIVKILNPGFFAREDTKTPVWTALASLIVNIAINLYVVQRFGIVGLAGATAVSASLNCLLLYVILHRRGWFRFTAKLAGRIARQLIAVAAMAALLWWMMPLMEPWYGGNIPQRVGALGALCGAGGAVFFATAFVTGALDKDLVAMLTRRRAKPAPMQE; translated from the coding sequence ATGACCAGCCTCGTCAAAAGCGTCGGGACGATCGGCGGCCTGACGATGATCAGCCGCCTGTTCGGCTTCGTGCGCGACATGCTGCTCGCCCGCGTGCTCGGCGCCGGGCTGGCCGCCGACGCTTTCCAGCTCGCCTTCACCCTGCCCAACACGTTTCGCCGCCTGTTCGCCGAAGGCGCCTTTTCGGTCGCCTTCGTGCCGATGTACAGCCGCGCGCTGCACGGCGCCGCCGACGCAGCGAGCGGCGAGGCGGCCGCGGCGAAATTCGCCGACGACGTCCTGTCGGTCTTTTTGTGGATATTGCTCGTCTTTTCGGCGGTGATGATGATCGCGATGCCGGGGATCGTGTGGATTCTCGCGCGCGATTTCCAGGCGGTGCCGGGCAAGTTCGATTTCGCGGTGTTCCTGAGCCGGGTGACCTTTCCCTATCTCGCGCTCATCAGCCTCGTCGCGATGCTGTCGGGGCTGCTCAACGCCCGCTCGCGCTTCGCGCCGGGGGCGCTCGCGCCGGTGCTGCTCAACCTGCTGCTGATCGCCGGGATCGCAATCGGCTGGCGGGTGCGTGGCCCCGGCGGCGACGACCGGATCGTCGCCGAAGCGCTCGCCATTTCGGTCAGCCTCGCCGGGGTCGCCCAGCTTGCCTATCTCTGGTGGGCGGTGCGCCGCGCGGGCCTGACATTGCGTTTCCGCTTTCCCAAATTCACCCCCGAGGTGAAGCGGCTGGGGATGCTGATCCTGCCCGCGACCTTTGGCGCCGGCATCTATCAGGTCAGCCAGTTCGTCGACACCTTCTTCGCGACCTCGCTGCCGCAGGGGTCGCTGACGCTGCTCAAGCTCGCCGACCGGCTGAATCAGCTTCCGCTCGGCATCGTCGGCATCGCGCTCGGCACCGCGATCCTGCCGATGCTGTCGCGCCATATCCACAGCGACGACGGCGCCGAGGCCCAGCGGCTGCAGGCGAACGCCTTCGAGATCGCGACTCTGCTCACCCTTCCCGCCGCCGCCGCGCTCGCGATCTGCGCCCCGGCTTTCGTCACCGCCTTCTTTGTCGGCGGCAAGTTCACCAGCGCCGATGGCGCGACGATGGCGCATATCGTCGTCGCGCTCGTCGCGGGCCTGCCCGCCTATGTGATCGTCAAGATCCTGAACCCCGGCTTCTTCGCGCGCGAGGATACCAAGACCCCGGTGTGGACCGCGCTCGCGTCGCTGATCGTCAATATCGCGATCAACCTCTATGTCGTGCAGCGTTTCGGGATCGTCGGGCTCGCGGGGGCGACGGCGGTTTCGGCGAGTCTCAACTGCCTGCTGCTCTATGTCATATTGCACCGCCGCGGCTGGTTCCGCTTCACCGCGAAGCTCGCCGGACGCATCGCGCGCCAGCTCATCGCAGTGGCGGCGATGGCGGCGCTGCTGTGGTGGATGATGCCGCTGATGGAGCCCTGGTATGGCGGCAATATTCCCCAGCGCGTCGGCGCGCTGGGGGCGCTGTGCGGCGCGGGGGGCGCGGTCTTCTTTGCCACCGCTTTCGTCACCGGCGCGCTTGACAAGGATCTGGTCGCCATGCTGACGCGGCGGCGCGCCAAACCGGCGCCAATGCAGGAGTAG
- the trpS gene encoding tryptophan--tRNA ligase, whose product MRTLSGIQPTGNLHLGNYLGAIRNWVRMQDDMPGEKLYFLADLHAITVHNDPAELTANTREMAAALMAAGIDPEKAILFNQARVPAHAELAWLLFCTARIGWLNRMTQFKEKSGKNRESASVGLFAYPVLQAADVLLYQTTHVPVGDDQKQHLELARDIATKFNLDTATETFTLPEPTIPPTAARIMSLRDGTAKMSKSDPSDMSRINLVDDPDTIMAKIRKARTDPEPLPSEAAGLGERPEARNLVSIYAAMADESVDQVLARFAGQGFGAFKPALGELLVETLRPIAARLAALKRDPAAIDAALDAGAARASALARPTLDAAYAALGLCR is encoded by the coding sequence ATGCGGACGCTATCGGGCATTCAGCCCACCGGAAATTTGCACCTCGGCAATTATCTGGGCGCGATCCGCAACTGGGTGCGGATGCAGGACGACATGCCGGGCGAGAAGCTCTATTTCCTTGCCGACCTCCATGCGATCACCGTCCACAACGACCCGGCCGAGCTGACCGCGAACACGCGCGAGATGGCGGCGGCACTGATGGCGGCGGGGATCGACCCCGAAAAGGCGATCCTGTTCAATCAGGCGCGCGTCCCCGCGCATGCCGAGCTGGCGTGGCTGCTGTTCTGCACCGCGCGGATCGGCTGGCTCAACCGGATGACCCAGTTCAAGGAAAAATCGGGCAAGAATCGCGAAAGCGCAAGCGTCGGCCTGTTCGCCTATCCGGTGCTCCAGGCGGCCGACGTGCTGCTCTATCAGACGACGCACGTCCCCGTCGGCGACGACCAGAAACAGCATCTGGAGCTGGCGCGCGACATCGCGACCAAATTCAACCTCGACACCGCGACCGAGACCTTCACCCTGCCCGAGCCGACGATCCCGCCAACGGCGGCGCGGATCATGAGCCTGCGCGATGGGACCGCCAAAATGTCGAAATCGGACCCGAGCGACATGAGCCGGATCAACCTGGTCGACGATCCCGACACGATCATGGCGAAGATTCGCAAGGCCAGGACCGATCCCGAGCCGCTGCCGTCCGAGGCCGCGGGGCTGGGCGAGCGGCCCGAGGCGCGCAATCTCGTGTCCATCTATGCCGCGATGGCCGACGAAAGCGTCGACCAGGTGCTCGCCCGCTTTGCCGGGCAGGGCTTCGGCGCCTTCAAGCCGGCGCTCGGCGAATTGCTCGTCGAAACGCTGCGCCCGATCGCGGCGCGGCTCGCGGCGCTCAAGCGCGACCCTGCGGCGATCGACGCGGCGCTCGACGCCGGGGCGGCGCGCGCATCGGCGCTCGCCCGGCCGACGCTCGACGCCGCTTATGCCGCGCTGGGTCTCTGCCGCTAG
- a CDS encoding DUF4136 domain-containing protein, with the protein MNMSKKISRRFGLAAIAGAALALAGCATPFKADVARFQTQLPAPQGQSFVIEAANPALQGGIEFGQYANLVAGELTRYGYRPAANGEHPDMIVRMDYGVDKGRERVVSSPGFGDPWYGGFGPRYYRPVIVRGPGGRRYVYGYRDPFLWGGFGPGWGYNDVSSYTVYSSGLNLQINRAADGYRLFEGHAEAQSRDNNLQALVPNLIEAMFTGFPGNSGERVRITVAPPEKG; encoded by the coding sequence ATGAACATGAGCAAGAAAATTTCCCGACGGTTCGGCCTGGCCGCCATCGCGGGCGCAGCGCTGGCGCTGGCTGGCTGCGCGACCCCGTTCAAGGCCGATGTCGCGCGCTTCCAGACCCAGCTTCCCGCGCCGCAGGGCCAGAGCTTCGTGATCGAAGCAGCCAATCCCGCGCTGCAGGGCGGCATCGAGTTCGGCCAATATGCGAATCTCGTCGCCGGTGAGTTGACGCGCTACGGTTATCGGCCCGCCGCCAACGGCGAGCATCCCGACATGATCGTCCGCATGGACTATGGTGTCGACAAGGGACGCGAGCGCGTCGTGTCGTCGCCCGGATTCGGCGATCCCTGGTACGGCGGTTTCGGCCCGCGCTATTACCGCCCGGTCATCGTGCGCGGCCCCGGCGGCCGCCGCTATGTCTATGGCTATCGCGACCCGTTCCTGTGGGGCGGCTTCGGTCCCGGCTGGGGCTATAACGACGTGTCGAGCTACACCGTCTATTCGAGCGGGCTGAACCTGCAGATCAACCGCGCCGCCGACGGCTACCGCCTGTTCGAAGGGCATGCAGAGGCGCAGTCGCGCGACAATAATCTGCAAGCGCTGGTTCCGAACCTCATCGAGGCGATGTTCACGGGCTTCCCCGGCAATTCGGGCGAACGCGTCCGCATCACCGTGGCGCCGCCCGAAAAGGGCTGA
- the dnaA gene encoding chromosomal replication initiator protein DnaA: MSGDAAMLWPRVAEGLRRDLGARTFDHWLKPVRFGDYCALSGVVTLETQSRFSANWINERFGDRLELAWRQHLPDVRGVTVRGGAVADARAATLSSQPLPAFEASPPIAANPALLGFDPRQSFDRFVVARSNILAANAARRMAMVEVPQFNPLYLCSGTGQGKTHLLQAIAQDYAALHPTATIILMSAEKFMLEFVGAMRGGDMMAFKARLRAADLLLLDDLQFVIGKNSTQEELLHTIDDQMTAGKRLVVTADRPPAMLDGVEARLLSRLSGGLVADIEAPEDDLRERIIRQRLAAMPMVEVPDPVVAYLVKHFTRNIRELEGALNKLLAYAALTGTVIDLALAEDRLAENVRSARPRITIDEIQRAVCAHYRLDKSEMASKRRVRAIARPRQVAMYLAKELTPRSYPEIGRRFGGRDHSTVIHAVRTVEALRVHDSELDAEIAAIRRSLNG, encoded by the coding sequence GTGAGCGGGGACGCCGCCATGCTCTGGCCGCGCGTCGCCGAGGGCCTGCGCCGCGACCTTGGCGCGCGCACCTTCGACCATTGGCTGAAGCCCGTTCGCTTTGGCGATTATTGCGCCTTGTCGGGGGTCGTGACGCTCGAGACGCAGAGCCGCTTCTCCGCCAACTGGATCAACGAACGCTTCGGCGACCGGCTCGAACTGGCGTGGCGCCAGCATCTGCCCGACGTGCGCGGTGTGACCGTGCGCGGCGGAGCCGTCGCCGACGCGCGCGCCGCCACCCTTTCGAGCCAGCCGCTGCCCGCGTTCGAGGCGTCGCCGCCGATCGCCGCGAACCCCGCCTTGCTCGGCTTCGACCCGCGCCAGTCGTTCGACCGTTTCGTCGTCGCCCGCTCGAACATTCTCGCCGCTAACGCCGCGCGCCGCATGGCGATGGTCGAGGTGCCGCAGTTCAATCCGCTCTATCTCTGTTCGGGCACCGGCCAGGGCAAGACGCACCTGTTGCAGGCGATCGCGCAGGATTATGCCGCGCTGCACCCGACCGCGACCATCATCCTGATGTCGGCGGAAAAATTCATGCTCGAATTCGTCGGCGCGATGCGCGGCGGCGACATGATGGCGTTCAAGGCGCGGCTGCGCGCCGCCGACCTGCTGCTCCTCGACGATCTGCAATTCGTGATCGGCAAGAATTCGACCCAGGAAGAATTGCTCCACACGATCGACGACCAGATGACGGCGGGCAAGCGGCTCGTCGTCACCGCCGACCGGCCACCCGCGATGCTCGACGGGGTCGAGGCGCGGCTGCTGTCGCGCCTGTCGGGCGGGCTGGTCGCCGATATCGAAGCGCCCGAGGATGATTTGCGCGAACGCATCATCCGCCAGCGGCTCGCCGCGATGCCGATGGTCGAGGTGCCCGACCCGGTCGTCGCCTATCTGGTCAAGCATTTCACGCGCAATATCCGCGAACTCGAAGGCGCGCTCAACAAGTTGCTGGCCTATGCCGCGCTGACCGGGACGGTGATCGACCTCGCGCTGGCCGAGGATCGGCTCGCGGAAAATGTCCGCAGCGCGCGCCCGCGCATCACGATCGACGAGATTCAGCGCGCGGTTTGCGCGCACTATCGGCTCGACAAGTCCGAAATGGCATCGAAGCGCCGCGTCCGCGCGATCGCGCGCCCGCGTCAGGTCGCCATGTATCTGGCGAAGGAGCTGACCCCGCGCTCCTATCCCGAAATCGGGCGCCGGTTCGGCGGGCGCGACCATTCGACGGTGATCCACGCGGTCCGCACGGTCGAGGCGCTGCGCGTCCACGACAGCGAACTCGACGCCGAGATCGCGGCGATCCGGCGCAGCCTCAACGGTTGA
- the rpsT gene encoding 30S ribosomal protein S20 — translation MANTPQAKKRIRRNQARATVNKNRVSRIRTLVKKVEAAVASGDKDAAATALKAAQPEMARGIAKGVLHKNTVARKYSRLTKSVNAIA, via the coding sequence ATGGCCAATACGCCGCAGGCAAAAAAGCGCATCCGTCGCAACCAGGCACGCGCTACCGTGAACAAGAATCGCGTTTCGCGCATCCGCACGCTGGTGAAGAAGGTCGAAGCGGCCGTCGCTTCGGGCGACAAGGACGCCGCGGCGACCGCGCTGAAGGCCGCGCAGCCCGAAATGGCGCGCGGGATCGCCAAGGGCGTGCTGCACAAGAATACGGTCGCCCGCAAATATTCGCGCCTGACCAAGAGCGTGAACGCGATCGCCTGA